From one Actinomycetes bacterium genomic stretch:
- the purF gene encoding amidophosphoribosyltransferase — protein MIMLDQKIKEECGVFGIYAPDKNVAEIIFYGLQALQHRGQESAGIAVSDRENILIFKDLGLVSQVFNEKNLAPLQGHLGIGHTRYSTKGKNIWKNSQPLYRMFKGESFALAHNGNLINSEQLRKQLTARGAVFETSTDTEVIASLIENSSKDNIEDAIRETTEKIRGSYCLVILTRDKVMGIRDPFGFRPMVLGSMEGNYVLASETCALDIVGAELIREIDPGEFLIIDSNGLRSQMLLPVDRKSMCVFELIYFARPDSYINDKNMFEVRHRMGQELAKESPADADIVISVPDSGTPAAIGYSAYSKIPFAEGFIKNRYIGRTFIQPSEEIREIGVRLKLNPLKDIIRGKRLVVVDDSIVRGNTSKQIVKMLYNAGAKEINMRISSPPLLYPCYYGIDMATKKEFIADHKTVEDIRKYLKVDSLKYLSLDGLMRAIGESEQGFCLACFDGRYPVQLPKNFKFDKNSLDTKKFVHNARL, from the coding sequence ATGATAATGCTAGACCAAAAAATTAAAGAGGAATGCGGGGTTTTTGGAATTTATGCCCCTGATAAAAATGTGGCAGAGATTATTTTTTACGGCCTCCAGGCTTTACAGCACAGGGGCCAGGAAAGCGCAGGTATAGCTGTATCGGACCGGGAAAATATCCTTATTTTCAAGGATCTGGGGCTGGTTTCGCAGGTATTTAATGAAAAAAATTTAGCCCCTCTTCAGGGCCATTTAGGTATAGGCCATACCCGGTACAGTACCAAGGGTAAAAATATATGGAAGAATTCTCAGCCGCTTTACAGGATGTTTAAGGGAGAAAGTTTTGCCCTGGCCCATAACGGTAATTTAATAAATTCAGAGCAGCTAAGGAAGCAGTTAACCGCCAGGGGTGCTGTCTTTGAGACCAGCACTGATACCGAGGTTATTGCTTCCCTTATAGAAAATTCCAGTAAAGATAATATTGAAGATGCTATCAGGGAGACTACTGAGAAAATAAGGGGCTCCTATTGTCTGGTGATATTAACCAGAGATAAGGTTATGGGTATCAGGGATCCATTCGGGTTCAGGCCTATGGTTTTAGGGAGCATGGAGGGTAACTATGTGCTGGCTTCAGAAACCTGCGCTCTGGATATAGTGGGAGCAGAACTTATAAGGGAAATAGATCCCGGGGAATTTCTCATAATTGATTCCAACGGGCTAAGGTCCCAGATGCTTTTACCGGTAGACCGTAAATCTATGTGTGTTTTTGAGCTTATCTATTTTGCCCGGCCTGACAGCTATATAAATGATAAGAATATGTTCGAGGTAAGGCATAGGATGGGACAGGAGCTGGCCAAAGAATCCCCGGCCGATGCCGATATAGTAATCTCTGTTCCTGATTCCGGTACCCCTGCGGCTATAGGTTATTCTGCTTATTCTAAAATTCCTTTTGCTGAAGGGTTTATCAAAAACCGGTATATCGGAAGAACTTTTATCCAGCCCAGTGAAGAGATTAGGGAAATAGGGGTAAGGCTTAAACTCAATCCCTTAAAAGATATCATCAGGGGTAAAAGGCTGGTAGTAGTTGATGATTCCATAGTCAGGGGCAATACTTCCAAGCAGATAGTGAAGATGCTTTATAATGCAGGTGCCAAGGAAATAAATATGAGGATAAGCTCTCCCCCCTTGCTCTATCCCTGCTATTACGGCATTGATATGGCTACTAAGAAAGAATTCATTGCTGATCATAAAACAGTTGAAGATATAAGGAAATATTTGAAAGTAGATAGCCTGAAATACCTGTCCCTGGACGGGCTTATGAGGGCTATAGGAGAGTCGGAGCAGGGTTTTTGCCTGGCATGCTTTGATGGCCGATATCCGGTACAGCTGCCTAAAAATTTTAAATTTGATAAAAATTCACTGGATACAAAGAAATTTGTACACAATGCCAGACTATAA
- the purL gene encoding phosphoribosylformylglycinamidine synthase subunit PurL: MILGIDTDKKYKNLGLSEDEYNKIVDFLGRKPNYLELSIYSVMWSEHCSYKSSRAWLKKLKTEGKYVLQGPGENAGVLDIGDGQAIVMKIESHNHPSAVEPYQGAATGIGGIIRDIFAMGARPICSLNSLRFGKLNSGERVKYLFENVVKGIGDYGNCMGIPTVGGEVYFDSTYEGNPLVNAMSVGLVQQDKLIKSKAFGAGNYIVLIGSATGRDGIHGATFASDELDDESESRRPSVQVGDPFTEKVVLEVCLQLLEKELILGLQDMGAAGITSSTVEMASKGGVGIDIDVSKVPLREPSMVPYEIMISESQERMAALVHPSKFSRIKEICDRWNINCARIGTVTENGLYRIFNGSKLEGQIPVETLTEKAPCYHHSHREPGYLKQVSGNQPDNQQYEDLLKQQGVNEIFINMIKAPNICSKKWVWEQYDNMVQANTVVLPGKDGAVVRIKGKDKALAFTTDGNGRYCYLDSYTGSMIAVAEAARNLVCCGAVPMGISDCLNFGTPEKPGIFWQFKSCIEGMSEACRVLDIPIISGNVSFYNENYSKAIHPTPVVAMAGLITGLDKIVTMDFKQQGDIIMLLGENRNQMGGSEFEEVFWGKVAGKCPTLDIQFESRLQQLCLNLVSGGLLQSAHDCSVGGLAVALAKCSIGGNIGARINIDEVDKNILKTLFNESQSRIVISIKDSLLDQVKKVCAEYGIPCRVLGTVGGKSFKINEDINLRLNDIKALFEESIALIMSK, translated from the coding sequence ATAATTTTGGGCATAGATACGGATAAAAAATACAAAAACCTTGGGTTAAGTGAAGACGAGTATAATAAAATTGTTGATTTTTTGGGCCGAAAACCTAATTACCTGGAATTGAGCATTTACTCGGTTATGTGGTCAGAGCACTGCAGCTATAAAAGTTCCAGGGCCTGGCTTAAAAAATTAAAAACTGAGGGCAAGTATGTGCTGCAGGGACCCGGCGAAAATGCCGGGGTTCTGGATATTGGGGACGGACAGGCCATAGTAATGAAAATAGAGTCCCATAACCATCCTTCGGCGGTGGAGCCATACCAGGGGGCGGCTACCGGTATCGGGGGAATTATTAGGGATATTTTTGCCATGGGTGCCCGGCCTATATGCAGTTTAAATTCTTTGCGTTTCGGCAAGCTAAATTCAGGTGAGCGGGTTAAATACCTTTTTGAGAATGTGGTAAAGGGCATTGGCGATTACGGAAACTGCATGGGCATACCCACAGTCGGCGGTGAAGTTTACTTTGATTCCACCTATGAGGGAAACCCGCTGGTAAATGCGATGAGCGTGGGTTTGGTACAGCAAGATAAGCTTATAAAATCCAAAGCTTTTGGCGCAGGCAATTACATTGTACTTATAGGTTCGGCCACCGGCAGGGACGGTATTCACGGGGCAACCTTTGCCTCGGATGAACTTGATGATGAATCTGAGTCAAGGCGTCCTTCGGTTCAGGTAGGGGATCCATTTACTGAAAAGGTGGTTCTGGAGGTATGCCTGCAACTGCTGGAAAAAGAATTAATTTTAGGGTTACAGGATATGGGGGCTGCAGGCATCACCAGTTCTACGGTAGAGATGGCCAGCAAGGGCGGCGTAGGTATTGATATTGATGTCAGCAAGGTACCTCTAAGGGAGCCAAGCATGGTTCCTTATGAGATTATGATTTCAGAATCCCAGGAAAGGATGGCTGCCCTGGTGCACCCATCAAAGTTTTCCCGGATAAAGGAGATCTGTGACCGCTGGAATATAAACTGTGCCCGGATTGGCACTGTAACCGAGAATGGATTATACAGGATATTTAATGGTTCCAAACTGGAGGGCCAGATTCCGGTAGAAACATTAACCGAAAAAGCTCCCTGCTACCACCATTCCCACCGGGAACCCGGGTACTTGAAACAGGTATCTGGTAACCAGCCGGATAACCAGCAGTATGAGGATTTGCTAAAGCAGCAGGGCGTAAATGAAATATTTATTAATATGATTAAAGCTCCCAATATTTGTTCCAAAAAATGGGTGTGGGAACAGTATGATAATATGGTACAGGCCAATACTGTAGTGCTGCCGGGCAAAGATGGTGCGGTGGTCAGGATAAAAGGTAAAGACAAGGCACTGGCCTTTACTACTGACGGAAATGGAAGGTACTGTTATCTTGATTCTTACACCGGCAGCATGATTGCAGTGGCTGAAGCGGCCAGGAACCTTGTATGCTGCGGGGCTGTACCCATGGGTATAAGTGACTGCTTAAATTTTGGGACTCCTGAAAAACCGGGTATATTCTGGCAGTTTAAAAGCTGTATAGAGGGCATGTCAGAGGCATGCCGGGTACTGGATATACCGATTATAAGCGGTAATGTGAGCTTCTACAATGAAAATTATTCCAAGGCCATACATCCCACTCCGGTAGTGGCTATGGCCGGTCTTATAACCGGGCTGGATAAAATTGTAACCATGGATTTTAAACAGCAGGGTGATATTATTATGCTGTTGGGAGAAAACCGTAACCAGATGGGCGGCAGTGAATTTGAAGAGGTGTTCTGGGGCAAAGTTGCCGGCAAATGTCCTACCCTGGATATACAATTTGAAAGCAGGCTCCAGCAACTTTGTTTGAACCTGGTATCAGGGGGGCTTTTACAGTCAGCCCATGACTGTTCGGTAGGAGGGCTGGCAGTTGCTTTAGCCAAATGCTCCATTGGAGGAAATATAGGGGCCAGGATTAATATTGATGAAGTGGATAAAAATATTTTAAAAACCCTGTTTAATGAAAGCCAGTCCAGAATAGTTATCAGTATTAAGGATTCGCTTCTTGACCAGGTAAAAAAAGTGTGTGCAGAATATGGCATACCCTGCCGGGTACTGGGTACGGTGGGCGGAAAAAGTTTTAAGATAAATGAAGATATCAACCTAAGATTAAATGATATCAAGGCTTTATTCGAAGAAAGCATAGCTTTGATTATGTCTAAATAA
- the purQ gene encoding phosphoribosylformylglycinamidine synthase subunit PurQ produces MNNQKTKFSIVVFPGTNCEHDCYYALTHVLDAECSYVWHQDTRLGDCDAVILPGGFSYGDYLRSGAVARFSPIMSAVRDFAQKGGMVIGICNGFQILLEEGMLPGAMLENNSLKFICRQVWLKIENNQTPFSCGYGLGEVIRMPIRHNEGNYYINSSGYRDLLEHNQVIMRYSDKNGITSAKFNPNGSVGNIAGICNRDFNVFGLMPHPEAACEKILGSDDGRGIFSSMIDYIISSGAKV; encoded by the coding sequence ATGAATAATCAGAAAACCAAATTTTCCATCGTTGTTTTCCCGGGGACCAATTGTGAGCACGATTGCTATTACGCCTTAACCCATGTGCTGGATGCAGAGTGCAGTTATGTATGGCATCAGGATACCCGGCTGGGAGATTGTGACGCAGTAATACTGCCCGGAGGGTTTTCTTATGGAGATTATTTAAGGAGTGGAGCAGTAGCCAGGTTTTCCCCCATAATGTCTGCAGTCAGAGATTTTGCCCAAAAAGGGGGAATGGTTATAGGTATCTGTAATGGCTTCCAGATATTGCTGGAAGAGGGAATGCTGCCCGGGGCTATGCTTGAGAATAATAGCCTCAAGTTTATCTGCCGCCAGGTATGGCTCAAGATTGAGAACAATCAGACACCGTTTAGCTGTGGTTATGGTTTAGGAGAAGTAATACGTATGCCCATAAGGCATAATGAGGGCAATTACTACATAAACAGCAGTGGATACCGGGACCTGCTGGAACATAACCAGGTAATCATGCGTTATTCAGATAAAAACGGCATCACTTCCGCTAAATTCAATCCTAATGGCTCAGTGGGAAATATAGCCGGCATATGTAACCGGGATTTTAATGTTTTTGGGCTGATGCCCCACCCGGAAGCCGCCTGTGAAAAGATACTGGGTTCAGATGACGGCAGGGGCATATTCAGCTCCATGATAGATTACATTATCAGTTCAGGAGCAAAGGTATAA
- the purS gene encoding phosphoribosylformylglycinamidine synthase subunit PurS has product MLKVDVYVTLKKEILDTQGLVIKKAIPQIGYHNVEQVRFGKYIQLEIDDSGKSEEEITGEIEYLCDKLLSNPIIEDFRYEISRDE; this is encoded by the coding sequence ATGTTAAAAGTTGATGTTTATGTTACCTTGAAAAAAGAAATCCTGGACACCCAGGGGCTGGTCATAAAAAAGGCTATACCCCAGATTGGGTATCATAATGTAGAGCAAGTCAGATTCGGAAAATATATACAGCTAGAAATAGATGACAGCGGCAAATCAGAGGAAGAAATTACCGGGGAGATAGAATATTTATGCGATAAGCTGCTTTCAAACCCTATTATTGAAGATTTCAGGTATGAGATAAGCAGAGATGAATAA
- the purB gene encoding adenylosuccinate lyase, producing the protein MIPRYTLKEMGAVWEEENKFTKWLQVEIAVARAQAEMGIIPEQAAKDIANKSKFNLEDINRIESKTHHDVIAFLTNVSSNIGDSSKYLHYGLTSSDVGDTALSLQILDAINIIDKKIRKFTVMLKEKARQYSHTVMVGRTHGIHAEPITLGLKFGLYAFEMERNFDRLMQARQVIGVGKISGAVGTYANTSPELEERVCSLLGLENAPISTQVLQRDRHAQLISALAITGATLEKIALEVRNLQRTDVREAEEPFTKGQKGSSAMPHKKNPILCERICGLARILRSNMVVATEDIALWHERDISHSSAERIIIPDSFILLDYLLEKSYFVVDQLKIYESNMCRNLMKYGGIIFSQRVLLKLIEKGLSREDAYALIQKEALDAWENESSFKDNILDNKAISKYMNQDEIEKIFDVNYHLRYIDKVLNRLDSIKI; encoded by the coding sequence ATGATTCCAAGATATACCTTGAAAGAAATGGGAGCTGTTTGGGAAGAGGAAAATAAGTTTACCAAATGGCTTCAGGTAGAAATTGCGGTAGCCAGAGCTCAGGCAGAGATGGGAATAATACCGGAACAGGCCGCAAAGGATATTGCCAATAAATCCAAATTTAATTTAGAGGATATTAACCGCATCGAGTCCAAAACTCACCATGATGTGATAGCTTTTCTAACCAATGTATCTTCAAATATCGGCGATTCATCCAAGTATCTGCACTATGGGCTGACTTCATCTGATGTGGGTGATACCGCGCTTTCCTTACAGATACTGGATGCCATAAATATTATAGATAAAAAGATACGCAAATTTACGGTTATGCTAAAGGAAAAGGCGCGCCAGTATTCACATACGGTAATGGTGGGAAGGACCCATGGAATTCATGCTGAACCCATAACCTTGGGGCTGAAATTTGGTTTATATGCTTTTGAGATGGAGAGAAATTTTGACCGGCTTATGCAGGCCAGACAGGTTATCGGTGTAGGCAAGATATCGGGAGCGGTGGGAACTTATGCCAATACTTCTCCTGAGCTGGAAGAAAGGGTCTGCAGTCTTTTAGGGCTGGAAAATGCCCCTATTTCCACCCAGGTACTGCAGAGGGACAGGCATGCCCAGTTGATATCGGCTCTGGCCATAACCGGGGCAACCCTAGAAAAAATTGCTCTGGAGGTAAGAAATCTGCAGAGGACTGATGTAAGGGAAGCCGAAGAGCCGTTTACCAAGGGGCAGAAGGGGTCTTCAGCTATGCCCCATAAGAAAAACCCCATACTCTGTGAAAGGATATGCGGGTTGGCCAGGATCCTGCGGTCCAATATGGTTGTTGCCACCGAGGATATAGCTTTATGGCATGAAAGGGATATATCCCATTCATCGGCGGAGCGGATAATAATACCCGATAGCTTTATATTGCTGGACTACCTGCTGGAAAAATCCTATTTTGTTGTAGACCAATTAAAAATTTATGAATCCAATATGTGCCGGAATTTGATGAAGTACGGGGGAATAATATTTTCGCAGAGGGTGCTTTTAAAGCTGATAGAAAAGGGCTTGAGCAGGGAAGATGCTTATGCCCTTATACAGAAAGAGGCACTGGATGCCTGGGAAAATGAATCAAGCTTTAAGGATAATATTTTGGATAATAAAGCTATATCTAAATATATGAACCAGGATGAAATTGAAAAAATATTTGATGTAAACTATCATCTGCGTTATATTGATAAAGTTTTAAACAGGCTGGACAGTATAAAAATATAG
- a CDS encoding LCP family protein — MSKIRGCFITLLIIIFLAAVVMLVVWLADNQDQANGSSNILSPSRDLLFLGVDEREGSSEFVGRTDTILIFHIGNWGQKDSLISIPRDTRVELEGHGYAKINAAYVYGGQDMVIQEIRELTGIDINKVMMVNFDAFKSIIDILGGVTIEVTEPLHDPLSGADFEPGTYNMDGEQALSYARCRATARADLDRVGRQQQLLGELIKQKVGLATIIKAPQIIRVLSQEAVTGFSIGDYIAMGMVMFLSSEDINRLTIPTSGANIDGISYLIADPVQVREYLSQYMELDY, encoded by the coding sequence ATGAGTAAAATTAGAGGCTGCTTCATAACCTTGCTAATAATTATCTTTCTGGCTGCAGTGGTTATGCTTGTAGTCTGGCTGGCAGACAACCAGGATCAGGCAAACGGCAGCTCCAATATCCTATCACCTTCCAGGGATTTGCTTTTTTTAGGGGTGGATGAGCGGGAAGGCAGCAGTGAATTTGTAGGCAGGACAGATACCATACTCATATTCCATATCGGTAACTGGGGACAGAAAGACAGCCTGATATCCATACCCAGGGACACCCGGGTGGAGCTGGAAGGCCACGGTTATGCCAAGATAAATGCTGCCTATGTCTACGGAGGACAGGATATGGTGATACAGGAAATAAGAGAACTTACAGGGATAGATATAAATAAAGTAATGATGGTCAATTTCGATGCTTTTAAAAGCATTATTGATATACTGGGGGGAGTAACCATTGAAGTTACCGAGCCATTGCATGATCCCCTGTCAGGTGCTGATTTTGAGCCGGGTACCTATAATATGGATGGGGAGCAGGCCCTATCTTATGCCCGCTGCAGGGCTACCGCCAGGGCAGACCTGGACCGGGTAGGCAGGCAGCAGCAGCTGCTGGGTGAACTGATTAAGCAAAAGGTGGGCCTGGCCACCATCATAAAGGCACCCCAGATTATAAGGGTACTGAGCCAGGAGGCGGTTACCGGCTTTAGTATTGGTGATTATATAGCAATGGGGATGGTCATGTTTTTATCTTCTGAGGATATAAACAGGCTTACCATACCTACATCCGGTGCTAATATTGACGGCATCAGCTACCTGATTGCTGACCCTGTACAGGTGAGGGAATACCTGAGCCAGTACATGGAGCTTGATTATTAA
- a CDS encoding redox-sensing transcriptional repressor Rex, which translates to MSEIIEQKIYSEGVISRLSQYLKYIVQLKELGKRTVTSKDINRNTKINSAEVRRDLIYFGIKGKRGVGFNIDELILAFNRILGYDKVVRLVLIGAGNLGKAILNYKMLNRFGFKIENVFDNDSRVIGTTISEHKILDIYKIKEIITEKDIEIAILAVPPHSAQRVTDMLVDSGIKVIINYTSVPVKVPPHINIQTTDPIEKLLHTLYYLSHIGYAK; encoded by the coding sequence ATGAGCGAGATTATTGAGCAAAAAATTTATTCCGAGGGGGTTATTTCCCGTCTTTCACAGTACCTGAAATATATTGTACAGCTGAAAGAATTGGGCAAAAGGACGGTTACCTCCAAAGATATAAACCGTAACACCAAGATTAACAGTGCCGAGGTTCGCAGGGACCTTATTTATTTCGGGATTAAAGGCAAGAGAGGGGTAGGTTTCAATATTGATGAGCTTATATTAGCCTTTAACCGCATACTGGGCTATGATAAGGTAGTCAGGCTGGTGCTCATAGGTGCCGGAAACCTGGGGAAAGCCATACTTAACTATAAAATGTTAAACCGTTTCGGGTTTAAAATTGAAAATGTTTTTGACAATGATTCCCGGGTTATAGGAACCACTATCTCTGAGCACAAGATCCTGGATATATATAAGATTAAAGAGATTATAACCGAAAAAGATATTGAGATAGCCATACTTGCCGTGCCGCCGCATTCAGCCCAGAGGGTTACCGATATGCTGGTGGATTCAGGGATTAAGGTAATTATTAATTATACTTCTGTACCGGTAAAGGTACCTCCCCATATCAATATACAGACTACAGATCCTATTGAAAAATTGTTGCATACTCTGTATTATTTATCCCATATCGGTTACGCCAAATAA
- a CDS encoding methyltransferase domain-containing protein yields the protein MSIRRSDYENYDYREFWSGEKRLYEDCSERLALKKLITGTAGDDAVFADVGCGYGRLFSQYAGFSSILLIDYSMNNLRNAKQRISKYLGPKQEKLESVHFIAADATRLPLKPDTVDMLLSVRLVHHLSRPELYFEQVARVLRPGGTYILEFANKRNTKNILRAMVGKMDTSPFSLTPSRIGETIQNYHPRYMLNLLKENGLKPVKLLSVSNFRLQVLKKIFPLKALMFMENFYQNTLSFISLGPSIFLKAKTGKPGKKAGPRRLEDMLCCPACGQEKIFIGQGQAICQNCQRIYKIEDGIYNFKNVE from the coding sequence TTGTCCATAAGGCGTTCAGATTATGAAAATTATGATTACCGCGAGTTCTGGAGTGGTGAAAAGAGGCTGTATGAAGATTGTTCGGAAAGACTGGCCTTAAAAAAACTTATTACCGGAACAGCCGGGGACGATGCTGTATTTGCTGATGTGGGTTGTGGTTACGGAAGGCTTTTCAGCCAATATGCAGGGTTTTCTTCCATATTGCTTATAGATTACTCCATGAATAATCTTAGGAACGCAAAACAGAGAATAAGCAAATATCTTGGTCCAAAACAGGAAAAACTGGAATCGGTTCATTTTATTGCTGCCGATGCTACCAGGCTGCCGCTAAAACCGGATACAGTAGATATGCTGCTTTCGGTAAGGCTGGTCCACCACCTGTCCCGGCCGGAGCTATACTTTGAGCAGGTTGCCAGGGTACTCAGGCCAGGGGGGACCTATATATTAGAATTTGCCAATAAAAGGAACACCAAGAATATACTCAGGGCAATGGTGGGTAAAATGGATACTTCGCCTTTCAGCCTTACTCCCTCGCGGATAGGGGAGACCATCCAGAATTACCACCCCCGCTACATGCTCAATTTACTGAAAGAAAATGGCCTTAAACCGGTAAAGCTGCTGAGTGTATCCAATTTCAGGCTACAGGTGTTAAAAAAGATATTTCCCCTGAAGGCATTGATGTTTATGGAAAATTTCTACCAGAACACCCTGTCTTTTATCAGCCTGGGACCTAGTATTTTTCTAAAGGCGAAAACCGGCAAACCAGGCAAGAAAGCAGGCCCCAGGCGGCTGGAGGATATGCTGTGCTGTCCTGCATGCGGACAAGAAAAAATATTCATTGGCCAGGGCCAGGCTATCTGCCAAAACTGCCAGAGAATTTATAAAATAGAGGATGGCATCTATAATTTTAAAAATGTGGAATAG
- the ychF gene encoding redox-regulated ATPase YchF: MQVGIIGLPNVGKSTIFNVITKANAEVANYPFCTIEPNTGVISVVDNYLEQLSEICGSKKMTYASIQFMDVAGLVKGASKGEGLGNKFLSHIRAADIIAHVVRCFTDTNIASESPPDPVGDIATVNTELLLADLEVLNRQKEKLKSLARTGDKESGRLLEFAQGLIAKLNREERPDLSNLGQSQSSFLNQLDLLSLKPVLFVANMDDSQESKELYRELAEQVGEQNTVQFYAQLEQELIDMEVSERKQYIQELGIEGGPRPLVASCYNLLDLITFYTLNKNEARAWSLNRGKKVTEAAARVHSDMEKGFIKAEVIGAKQLLETGSFSAARETGRLRIEGRDYIVSDRDVIQIRFSV, translated from the coding sequence ATGCAGGTTGGAATTATTGGCTTACCCAATGTGGGTAAGTCTACTATTTTTAATGTTATCACCAAAGCAAATGCAGAGGTTGCCAACTATCCTTTTTGCACCATAGAACCAAATACCGGTGTAATAAGTGTGGTAGATAATTATTTGGAGCAATTGTCTGAAATTTGCGGTTCAAAAAAGATGACCTATGCCTCCATCCAGTTTATGGATGTAGCCGGCCTGGTAAAGGGGGCCAGCAAGGGTGAAGGCCTGGGCAATAAATTTTTATCCCATATCAGGGCTGCAGACATAATTGCCCATGTGGTAAGATGTTTTACCGATACCAATATTGCCAGCGAAAGCCCCCCTGATCCGGTGGGGGATATTGCTACCGTAAATACCGAGTTGCTGCTTGCTGACCTGGAGGTACTTAACCGGCAGAAGGAAAAACTGAAATCACTGGCCAGGACCGGGGATAAAGAGTCTGGCAGGCTCCTGGAGTTTGCGCAGGGCCTGATTGCAAAATTAAACCGGGAAGAAAGGCCGGATTTATCAAATTTGGGCCAAAGCCAGTCATCTTTTTTAAATCAGCTGGACCTGTTAAGCTTAAAGCCGGTACTGTTTGTAGCCAATATGGATGACAGCCAGGAAAGCAAGGAATTATACCGGGAGCTGGCAGAGCAGGTAGGAGAACAAAATACAGTACAGTTTTATGCCCAGCTGGAGCAGGAGCTGATTGATATGGAAGTTTCAGAAAGGAAGCAGTATATACAAGAGCTGGGAATTGAAGGCGGCCCCCGCCCACTGGTGGCCAGCTGTTATAATCTATTGGACCTTATAACTTTTTATACCTTAAATAAGAATGAAGCCAGGGCCTGGTCGCTAAACAGGGGAAAAAAAGTTACTGAAGCAGCGGCCAGGGTGCACAGCGACATGGAGAAGGGGTTCATCAAGGCTGAAGTTATAGGGGCAAAACAGCTGTTGGAGACGGGTTCTTTTTCCGCAGCCCGGGAAACCGGCAGGCTGCGTATAGAGGGCAGAGATTATATAGTTAGCGACCGGGATGTAATCCAGATAAGGTTCTCGGTTTAA
- a CDS encoding HD-GYP domain-containing protein, whose protein sequence is MAKTRLKIILYSVLAGVLVWLTDEVIDYFVYYHQTMSFLDLIIFNIPRHELLMRVIIVASFIVYGIIVSNYVVHSQKMQDRAKNLAKFPLENPSPVLRVNNEGRILFCNPWGMQVLKKWETNIGGFVPQDWRGWINQSFAQQKYKSREISIKGKTYLLNMVPITDSDYANIYGADITGLKLAEAEKEKQLKLDLQQTIETISDIVETRDAYTAGHQRRVSQLAEAIAIEMGLKKNQAEAIAQASMLHDLGKISIPSSILNKPGRLSDIEMSLIRSHPEEANHILKKNKSMDYYRKIILQHHERMDGSGYPNKLKGEQIMMEARIMAVADVVEAMISHRPYRAALSQDQALEEIRANRSILYDGRVVDACIRVIEEEKFRF, encoded by the coding sequence ATGGCAAAAACTAGACTAAAGATAATCCTTTATTCGGTTCTTGCAGGAGTGCTGGTGTGGTTAACAGATGAAGTGATTGATTACTTTGTCTATTATCACCAGACCATGTCTTTTTTGGACCTTATAATTTTCAATATTCCCCGCCACGAGCTGCTTATGAGGGTTATAATTGTGGCCTCTTTTATTGTTTACGGGATTATAGTGTCCAATTATGTGGTTCACTCTCAAAAAATGCAGGACAGGGCCAAAAACCTGGCCAAGTTTCCCTTAGAAAACCCCAGCCCTGTACTTAGGGTAAACAATGAAGGAAGGATATTGTTTTGCAATCCCTGGGGGATGCAGGTTTTAAAGAAGTGGGAGACCAATATAGGAGGATTTGTTCCGCAAGACTGGAGAGGCTGGATTAATCAATCTTTTGCCCAGCAAAAATATAAAAGCAGGGAAATTTCAATTAAGGGTAAAACCTACCTGTTGAACATGGTCCCCATAACTGATAGCGATTATGCCAATATATACGGGGCCGATATAACCGGGCTGAAGCTGGCAGAGGCTGAAAAAGAAAAACAGCTGAAGCTGGATCTGCAGCAGACCATTGAGACCATAAGTGATATTGTGGAAACCAGGGATGCTTACACTGCGGGCCACCAGAGGAGGGTATCCCAGCTGGCGGAAGCCATAGCCATTGAGATGGGATTGAAAAAAAATCAGGCTGAAGCCATAGCCCAGGCGTCCATGCTGCATGATTTGGGGAAAATATCCATACCATCATCTATTTTAAATAAACCCGGAAGGCTGAGTGATATTGAAATGTCCCTTATAAGGTCACATCCGGAAGAAGCGAACCACATACTCAAAAAGAACAAGAGTATGGATTACTACCGGAAGATAATACTGCAACACCATGAGCGGATGGACGGCTCAGGCTACCCCAATAAGCTGAAAGGAGAACAGATAATGATGGAGGCAAGAATTATGGCAGTGGCTGATGTAGTGGAAGCCATGATCTCTCACCGGCCCTACAGGGCTGCCCTGAGCCAGGATCAGGCTTTGGAAGAGATAAGAGCTAACCGGTCTATATTATATGATGGACGGGTAGTGGATGCCTGCATCAGGGTGATAGAAGAAGAAAAGTTTAGGTTTTAA